The Syntrophorhabdales bacterium region TCACGTGGACCGGGTCTTGATAGATGCGATGAACTACTCTTCAAAAACTTTGGCTATTTACAGGGCTCACAGTCTGGAGGATTGGCTCAAGCCCGCGTACGTGCACAGCGTCATCGAGAGACTTCGCGACTCATTCAACGCCGTGCCCACGGAGATCTGTTAAATATTCTGCAGCCATGCTTCAAGCCTGCGGCAACCTTCTTTGAGCTGCTCCAGGCTATTTGCAAAAGAAAAACGGACATGGGAATCTGCCCTGAAGTTCCCGAAATCGTACCCCGGCGTGAGCGCCACCCCGGCCTCATGAAGCGCTTTTTCCACAAAGCGCATGCTGTCGAGCTTCCATCGCTCGATTCCCGCGTAGATATAGAAAGCTCCTTTGGGCTCAACAGGCACTGAGAAGCCAATTCTCCTCAATTCCGGCAGGAGAAAATCTCGCCTCTCCCGGTAAATTTGCCTCATTCGGTCCACTTCCGCCACACAGTCGAAAGCGCTCATGGCCGCGTACTGGGAAATCGTAGGAGGCGAGATGAAGACATTCTGCCCAACCTTCTGCATAGGACGGACAAGCGCCGGCGGAACAACTACCCACCCCAGCCGCCAACCTGTCATGGCATAGGTTTTCGAAAAGCCATCCACAACCACAATATCATCTGAAATCGAAAGCGCCGTGCGAAATGGGTCTCCGTACGTAAGTCCTGAATAAATTTCATCCACCACCATGACGCCTCTTTTCTTCCGGACGTACGACGAGAGCCGACCCAGCGTTTCGGGATTGTAGACTGTGCCGGTCGGATTCGCCGGGTTGGCAACCAGCATGAGATGGGGCAGCCTTCCCTCTTGCCGAAGATTCTCTTCTGTGATCTCGAATCCCGTATCCTCAGAGATAGGTATGGGAGCAATGCGGGCATCGGCGAGCAGGCCAAAATTCCTGTAACAGGGATATCCGGGGTCTGATAGCACAAGATTCCTTCTCCTGTTCAGCAGCACTGCCGACAAGAGGAGGAACGCACCTGAAGTGCCGTTCGTAATAATGATGCGTTCCGGTGAGATGGACACCTTGTAGGCGTTTTGATAGTGTTCGGCAATCTTTTGGCGGAGCGCGGGAAGCCCAAGGCTTTCCGTGTAAAAGGTCCGGTTCTCCTCTATCGCCTGGATAGCGGCTCTCTTCACCGCTTGAGGCGTGTCGAAATCAGGCTCACCTATTTCCAGATGGACGATCTTTGCTCCTTTGCGCTCTATCTCGCGCGCTTGCTCCAAGAGTTCCATGACATAGAAAGGCCCTATCCTCTTCGCCTTCCCGGTCAACAGTATGTTGTTCCGGCCGCTCATATTCTTCAGGCGTAAGCATACCATTTTTTGAGTGCGGGTGTTCAGGCGGGAGATTTCAGATACGGACGCGCACGGGTGCCTGTTTAGCCCTTTTCGTCGAAGGTGAAACCTCTTTGGCGGAAGAGCCGAAGACAAGCATCTACAACCTGAGGGCTATAAAGAATGCCCTTTTTTTCAGATATTTCTTCGAGGGCTTTATCTATGCCGAGGGCTTCCCTGTACGGCCTGCGCGACGCCATCGACTCCACAACGTCCGCCACTGCCAGAATCTCTGCCTCTACCGTCAGCGCCTCAGCCGTAAGCCCGGCCGGATAGCCTGAGCCGTTGCGGCGTTCATGATGCTGGAGCACAGCTTTGGCGACAGGCCAAGGGAATTCCAGGAGTTTGAGTATTTCGTAGCCGACGCTGGAATGAGTCCTGATGAGGCTCAATTCTGCATCGTTGATGCGGCCGGGTTTGCTCAGTATTTCTGCAGGCACAACGATCTTGCCGACATCGTGGAGAAAGCCGCTGACCCTGATGCCTTCGATCTGGTCTTCAGACATGCCCATCTCTTGAGCCACTGCTGACGCGAGCTTCGCAACCCGGCGCTGATGACCAGCCGTATAAGGATCCCGCATTTCACTCATGCACGCTATAGCTTCCACGGTTTGAGTAAGGGCTTTCTTCATGCCCTGAAGGCTCGTGGCAAGCTCGGTCTCCAAACGGAGAGACTTCAATGCCACTGTTATGTCGCCTGCAGCCTCCATCAAGAACTCTATCTCCTCAGCGCCGAAGGAATCCTTTTCCCCGGAATAGACTTCGAGGCTCCCCATCACTTCACCATTGCTGACGAGCGGCAGGGCAATGGTCGATCTGAAGCCACGGTTCATGGCCTCCGCCTTCCACGGGGCATACGAAGGATCGTGTTGTGTATCATTCACAACGCAGGGCGCTCCGGTGGAGATCGCTGTTCCTGTGGGGCCGCGGCCGGCAGCCAATTCGTCCCACGAAAGGGTGCAGAAGATGAGAAAACCATCGGCTGAACCCGCATGGGCCACTGGTCTGATCTCATATCGGTCCTTATCAAGAAGGCTTATGGTGACCAGCTTGAAATCCTCAACCGTCACGAGAGATTCACAGATCTGTTGAAAAAGCTCGGGCTCGCTTTTCACCCGAAGCAGGCTCTCGTTCATGTTCCGGACGGCCATAAGCAGACTGTTCATCTTTGTCCGTTTCTGCTCGGCCTTCTGCCTCTCACTCACATCCCTGAAAACGAGCACTGCACCGACTATGGTCCCGTTGTCGTCTACAATTGGAGCAGCGCTGTCATCCACGATGAGCTTGCTGCCGTCCTTCCCGATAAGTATGTTGTTTCTCAGATCAATAACAAGGCCTTCCTCCAGTACCTTTGCTACCGGGTTCTTGAGCAGAATGCATCCGTCCTCATCCCTGACACTGAAGACTTCGCTGAGGTCCTTGTCGAGAGCCTCCGGAAGCTTCCAGCCTGTCAGGACCTCTGCTACAGGATTCATGAACGTGATGCGTCCCTGTGTATTGGTGGCTATGACCGCGTCGCCTATGCTCCTGAGAGTGGTACCAAACCATCGCTCGCTCTCTTTGAGCCGTTTCTGCATGGTATGGCGGTACATGGCAACTTCGATGGTCGTGTGTAATTCTCTCTCATCAAACGGCTTAAGGATATACCCCGAAGGTTCGGTGACTTTTGCCCGGTTTAACGTATACTCGTCTGAGTACGCAGTGAGATAAATTACCGGGATGTGAAACTTGGATCGAATTGTCTCTGCGGCTTCCACGCCGTCGATGTCGCCCTTCAGTACAATATCCATGAGAACGAGGTCGGGTTGCAGCGACTCTGCTTTCCTGATTGCCTCCTCACCCGCAGAGGCCGTGCCGCATACGCCGTATCCAAGGCCTTTCAGGCTCTCCTGAATGTCCTTGGAGACAACACTCTCATCTTCAACAACAAGGATCCGGATCTGGTTCGTGACTCCAGCGCCGGTATCCCGTTCACCTACCCAATGCACTCTTGAATTACCTCATCCCTTTCAGATCCCCGATTACGCATCCCCCGGATTGCGCAACCCAGGCCCCTCTTGCAGTTCCTACCTCCGCCCGTGCGTTCCCACCCGTAATTCTGGCCATGGAGATAGTGAACTTTCTTATTGTATCGGATTTTTGGCGGAAAACTTTAAGGCAAAAGCTAAAGGGTCGCGGGTCATGAGACCCAGGGTTCAAGGGCTTGGGGCTCAAGGGTCCCAGGAAAGACGTGCGGTTTACGGCTCGTTTCCTTGAACCCTCGAACCCGGAGGCTCTATTTCTTGGCCGCTGCCTGCTGGAGAATGGCTATGCCCTTCTGTGATTCATCCATGCTTCGCGTGAGGGATTCCCGGGCCAGTTCAGGATTGTGAAACCCGTCGGAGTTCTCTGCAGTCCAGTACTCCCACAGCACGTGCGCTCTCAGGTGCTGATCCTGGGCTTTTGCTATTGATTCTGCGTCAATGCCCGATTTCTTCGCCTCAACAATCGCATCAATCAGAGCACATAGCCAGAACTCGGCCTTTCTCATTCTTCCTTTTGTGTAAGCCTTGATTGAGTCGATCGAGTATCTCGCCTGTTCTTCGTTCCAGTACTTGTGACATTTCAGGCATGTCTCCTTAAGCTGCACCCTCGGGGTGACTGCAAAATGAGACGTGTACGTCTTTCCGGTCTTTTTGTCTTTAATCCTCGGCGTATGACAGTCATCGCACTGCACGCCCGCCTTCGCGTGCACGGAATTGTAATGAGTCTCGCTTTCCGGATGCTGTGCTTTCCACAAAAGCCCGCCTGTTAACGCATGCTTCCAGTCAAGAAAGCTGATCTTATTCTTGTAATGGTCATAAAGACCCAGCACATCCTTGTACGGGAAATGATTTGTCCGCGGGTCTGCCATGGTGACGGAAGGGGTAGACAGATCAGGATTCCTCGGATCGTAGCCGGGGTTACAGTTGTATTCGACATGGCACTGGCCGCAGAGCAGCCTGGAATCGTATTTCTCGAGCAGTGCTATTTTTCTCGTGAAGCCCCTCTCCCCCATATCGAGCACCCTGATACCCGTTCTCTTCGGATCCTTGTGCCACAGGGTATCTCCGTCCGGCTGTGTCAACGCCTCGATCAGCGCGTCTCGAACGATCCTCGGCCTGGCAGCGTGCGGGTCGTGGCACATGAAGCAGTTGAGACTATGTTGTAGGTTCCGGGCCATCTCCACTGGAGACGATGTTCTCGACCATTTAGCCCCTTTGCCGGGCTCCCCCCTGTACGCCCAGTCAAGGATCTGATCCTGGGACTTGCACTGAAAACAGACCGGGTTGGCCGCTGTCGCAGTCTGTGGCTTGAACGGCTTCTGCACATTGGTGGAGGGCTCCTTGTCCTGAAGCACGTCCCATACCTTGCCTTTTTCAAGTATATAATTCCAACCCTTCTTCGGTTCGAATCTACCACCGAAAGCTCTGTCCACCACGAACTGATCAACGAGCGCGTACGAATGGCTCCTGGTCAGATTATGCTCCTTGGTAAAACCGTGCCCCATCATGAGCTTATCCCAGAAAGGATTGGGTGATCTGTTGGTCAGCTGCGATTTTTCGTCTCTGGCAGGACGATGCATCGAGACCTTCGTGAAACTGGCGTACTGCTCCTTGTGGCATTGACCGCACGCCTCCCACGCCGTGTTTGTCACCGGCCTTGTGTCGGGCCCGGGATTGGCCAGATGTTTTTCCAGTCCGCTGTGGCAGCTTCCGCACTGCACTTTTGCGTGCTTGCCCGCGGCGTGGAGCTCTTTTACCACGCCATGACATTCGTAGCATTCGGCAATGTTCAGCTGCTTTCCTTTCGCTGTCTTACCTTCGGCGCCCGCTGCTCCTGATGTCAACAGGCTGACGACAGTCAATGCGATGACGATACTGCCAATACCCTTCCCCCTCATCTCAATCCTCCTGAACGAGTGATATATGCGCCGCTAAAATGCAAGCATTCTCTCCAGTTACATAACTGTTCTCCTGCCCGCAGCTACCTCCTCAAGCACACGTCGATTGAGAAGCCTGATGCGCCTGCCATCTACTTCGATAAGCCCTCCCTGCGTCATCTTGGCCAGGATGCGGGAGAGCGTCTCCGGAATGGTGCCCAGAGAATTCGCCAGCAAGGTTTTTGAGACATCGAGTTCCAGGAGATTGCTATCCCCCTGGTACTGGCTCATGTAGAGCAGGTAAGATGAAAGGCGGGCCGGAACATCCTTGAGCGACAGGTTCTCTATCAGACTGCTGAACTGCCTGAGGCGGCGGGAAAGCAGGGCCAACATATTCATGGCCACGGATGGTTCTTTCCTGATGAGGCGAATGAAGGCATCTCTCTCCAAGAAGAGAATCCTCGAGTCTTCCATGGCTTCCGCATTCGCGGGAAAGCGTTCGCCGGCAAACACAGCCACTTCTCCGAAAGGCTCCTGCATCTGGATAATGTGGAGAATCTGCTCTTTTCCATCAGGCGCAAGCTTTGCGATCTTCACGCGCCCGAAAATGACAACGTAAAACCCGCTCGCTTCCTCCCCTTCGGAAAAGACGCGTTCGCCTTTTCGATATGCCTTATACGAAGCAATAGAAGCCAGCTGCTCTATCTGCGTGGACGGCAACCCCTTGAAAAGGGGTACATTCACTATGAACTCCGCAATATCCATAGTCATTTGCGTTATACGGTAACACAGGAATGGAAAATGTCAAACACCATTCTATTTGGTGTATTTTTTGCAACAACACGATACAGTATGAGAGACACGTTCGCGGAAGGTTAAAACAGCTTTTGCACTATCGCCCAAAAACCCAACCCGACACAGCCAGGAGGAGAATTTTCTCGGGAATCCTCCTGCTCATAGCGCTCCTCCTCAGCACACTTCCTGTTCAGGCGGCCACAATCAGTGATCGCTCCGGCGGCTCCATTTACTGGGGCGGCAAGTACGTCAATATAAAACCCTCGGGGTACAGGGATACGCTTGGCAGCAGAACAAGGGTCGATCAGATGGAAGTGGTAATGAAGGATGATGTGGTTACGGTCAAAATCACCGGGCCCTATTTCTACAACTACACACACAAGCTGAAGCGCACCCAGGATGCACCGCCCGGCGACCTCTACATAGCGTCGCAGGGCTGGAAGGTATCGGGAAAACCGCCGCACAATGACGACATGTTTGAAGCTTCTGAGGGATGGGATTACGTCGTCTCCTTCGAGAACAAAAAAGTCTATGCGCTCAAGTTTTCCGATGTGATCATGACATCGGATGTTTCGCATGTAGGCAGGTACCGCGCGCAACAGGCATGGCGGGGCGGCTACGGCGAGGCTATCGACGACGCCGAGGTCATCTTGACCGACAGGGACCTGACCTTTATTTTCAGTGTACGAAACATGACTCTACGGAGCGACATCGGACTGCACTGGACGATGAAATGCGGCAACGATATCGTAGAGGGCAGCGCTTCACTACCCCCCATTGCTATCAGCGCGCCGCCTGCGGATCCAGCTGATGCGGATGTTGTCAACGCTGACCCGGCTGAGCCTGTTGGAGTTGATGGCTTACTCCCTGCTTCACTACCCATACCTGCTGCGGGAATTCTGCAGACACCCTCCGGCACCCTCACGTCGTCAGTGGGCGGGTGGGTCCTCCCGGCAGCAGGCACCTTAGCAATTCCCATATTTCATTCAAGCTCTGGTGATTATGGAGTAGTAATACCTCAGAACAACCCGGTAGCTCCCGCTCCTGCTCCCGCAGAGCCGGGCCACATAGATCCTCATCATTACGACCCCACAACGCCGGTTCCCGAGCCGTCCGCAGCTCGTTTTCTCCTGATCGCTCTCGCTGCACTGGTTGCAAGAAAGCGTCTTTCAAAGTAGCCTCCCGAATCTTTACTTTTCTTGATTTAAGTCAAGGCAGCTAATCCATACCAGCCGTATACTTGCATTCATGATGTATGAGACACACATTTCTAAAGATCAAATCTAAGGGAGGAGGCTGACTATGTTTTGTTATCAGTGTGAACAGACGGCAAAGGGAGAAGGATGTACAGTGATGGGAGTTTGTGGCAAGCAGCCTGAGGTGGCCAGCCTGCAGGATGTGTTGGTCCATCTTGTGACCGGCATTTCCCAGTACGCCGTAGAGGGAAGAAAGGTGGGTGTGGTTGACGCGGAGGTCAACACGTTTACCTTTAAGGCTCTCTTTTCCACGCTTACCAACGTAAACTTCGATGCGGACTGGTTCGTCAAACTTATCGAAAATGGCACCAAGCTGAGGGACTCCCTCAAGGAAAAGGTAAAGGCAGCAGGCGGCAAAGTTGATTTTGCGGGAGGACCAGCGACCTTCCAGCCTGAGAAGACCAAGGATGCGCTTGTGAAGCAGGGGGAAACGGTTGGATTGAAATCCTTCCCTGCGACCGATCCCAATATCCTTTCCCTGCAGCACACGCTACTTTTCGGGATCAAGGGCATAGCGGCGTACGCTGATCATGCACAGATACTGGGACAGCAAGATGACGCAATACCTGCTTTTATGCACGAGGGATTGGTAGCGACGTGGCGTACAGATCTTGGTCTTGAAGACATGGTAAAGCTGGTGCTCAAATGCGGAGAGATTAACTTGCGCACCATGGAAATCCTCGACGCAGCAAACACGGGCACCTACGGCCAGCCGGTACCCACCAAGGTCCCGCTCGGTACAAAGAAGGGTAAGGCAATCCTTGTGTCAGGCCACGACCTCAAAGATCTCGAAGAGCTCCTCAAGCAGACTGAAGGCAAAGGAATCAATGTTTACACCCACGGCGAAATGCTGCCCACCCACGCGTATCCCGCGCTGAAGAAGTATGCCCATTTTTACGGCCATTACGGCACCGCCTGGCAAAATCAGATGAAAGAGTTTGTCAATTTTCCGGGCGCTATCCTTCTGACGACCAATTGCCTGATGAGGGTCCAGCAGGCTTATCAGGATAACATTTTCACGGCGGGTCTCGTGGGCTGGCCTGGTATTCCACACATTACCGATCAGAATTTTGGTCCTGTCATTCAAAAGGCCCTTGCAATGCCCGGATTCTCAGAGGATAAGGAGGCCGGATCTGTTATGGTGGGTTTCGGCAGAAGCACGGTCATGAGCGTTGCCGGAAAGGTGATTGACGCTGTCAAAAACAAGC contains the following coding sequences:
- a CDS encoding HD domain-containing phosphohydrolase; this encodes MHWVGERDTGAGVTNQIRILVVEDESVVSKDIQESLKGLGYGVCGTASAGEEAIRKAESLQPDLVLMDIVLKGDIDGVEAAETIRSKFHIPVIYLTAYSDEYTLNRAKVTEPSGYILKPFDERELHTTIEVAMYRHTMQKRLKESERWFGTTLRSIGDAVIATNTQGRITFMNPVAEVLTGWKLPEALDKDLSEVFSVRDEDGCILLKNPVAKVLEEGLVIDLRNNILIGKDGSKLIVDDSAAPIVDDNGTIVGAVLVFRDVSERQKAEQKRTKMNSLLMAVRNMNESLLRVKSEPELFQQICESLVTVEDFKLVTISLLDKDRYEIRPVAHAGSADGFLIFCTLSWDELAAGRGPTGTAISTGAPCVVNDTQHDPSYAPWKAEAMNRGFRSTIALPLVSNGEVMGSLEVYSGEKDSFGAEEIEFLMEAAGDITVALKSLRLETELATSLQGMKKALTQTVEAIACMSEMRDPYTAGHQRRVAKLASAVAQEMGMSEDQIEGIRVSGFLHDVGKIVVPAEILSKPGRINDAELSLIRTHSSVGYEILKLLEFPWPVAKAVLQHHERRNGSGYPAGLTAEALTVEAEILAVADVVESMASRRPYREALGIDKALEEISEKKGILYSPQVVDACLRLFRQRGFTFDEKG
- a CDS encoding Crp/Fnr family transcriptional regulator, yielding MNVPLFKGLPSTQIEQLASIASYKAYRKGERVFSEGEEASGFYVVIFGRVKIAKLAPDGKEQILHIIQMQEPFGEVAVFAGERFPANAEAMEDSRILFLERDAFIRLIRKEPSVAMNMLALLSRRLRQFSSLIENLSLKDVPARLSSYLLYMSQYQGDSNLLELDVSKTLLANSLGTIPETLSRILAKMTQGGLIEVDGRRIRLLNRRVLEEVAAGRRTVM
- the hcp gene encoding hydroxylamine reductase, coding for MFCYQCEQTAKGEGCTVMGVCGKQPEVASLQDVLVHLVTGISQYAVEGRKVGVVDAEVNTFTFKALFSTLTNVNFDADWFVKLIENGTKLRDSLKEKVKAAGGKVDFAGGPATFQPEKTKDALVKQGETVGLKSFPATDPNILSLQHTLLFGIKGIAAYADHAQILGQQDDAIPAFMHEGLVATWRTDLGLEDMVKLVLKCGEINLRTMEILDAANTGTYGQPVPTKVPLGTKKGKAILVSGHDLKDLEELLKQTEGKGINVYTHGEMLPTHAYPALKKYAHFYGHYGTAWQNQMKEFVNFPGAILLTTNCLMRVQQAYQDNIFTAGLVGWPGIPHITDQNFGPVIQKALAMPGFSEDKEAGSVMVGFGRSTVMSVAGKVIDAVKNKQIRHFFLVAGCDGAKPGRNYYTEFVEKVPKDCVVLTLACGKFRFFDKDLGDIGGIPRLLDVGQCNDAYSAIQIAVALAKAFNIGVNDLPLSMVLSWYEQKAVAILLTLLYLGIKNMRLGPSLPAFVTPAVLDFLVKNYDIKPISTPDADLRAILG
- a CDS encoding ammonia-forming cytochrome c nitrite reductase subunit c552 codes for the protein MRGKGIGSIVIALTVVSLLTSGAAGAEGKTAKGKQLNIAECYECHGVVKELHAAGKHAKVQCGSCHSGLEKHLANPGPDTRPVTNTAWEACGQCHKEQYASFTKVSMHRPARDEKSQLTNRSPNPFWDKLMMGHGFTKEHNLTRSHSYALVDQFVVDRAFGGRFEPKKGWNYILEKGKVWDVLQDKEPSTNVQKPFKPQTATAANPVCFQCKSQDQILDWAYRGEPGKGAKWSRTSSPVEMARNLQHSLNCFMCHDPHAARPRIVRDALIEALTQPDGDTLWHKDPKRTGIRVLDMGERGFTRKIALLEKYDSRLLCGQCHVEYNCNPGYDPRNPDLSTPSVTMADPRTNHFPYKDVLGLYDHYKNKISFLDWKHALTGGLLWKAQHPESETHYNSVHAKAGVQCDDCHTPRIKDKKTGKTYTSHFAVTPRVQLKETCLKCHKYWNEEQARYSIDSIKAYTKGRMRKAEFWLCALIDAIVEAKKSGIDAESIAKAQDQHLRAHVLWEYWTAENSDGFHNPELARESLTRSMDESQKGIAILQQAAAKK
- a CDS encoding pyridoxal phosphate-dependent aminotransferase, giving the protein MSGRNNILLTGKAKRIGPFYVMELLEQAREIERKGAKIVHLEIGEPDFDTPQAVKRAAIQAIEENRTFYTESLGLPALRQKIAEHYQNAYKVSISPERIIITNGTSGAFLLLSAVLLNRRRNLVLSDPGYPCYRNFGLLADARIAPIPISEDTGFEITEENLRQEGRLPHLMLVANPANPTGTVYNPETLGRLSSYVRKKRGVMVVDEIYSGLTYGDPFRTALSISDDIVVVDGFSKTYAMTGWRLGWVVVPPALVRPMQKVGQNVFISPPTISQYAAMSAFDCVAEVDRMRQIYRERRDFLLPELRRIGFSVPVEPKGAFYIYAGIERWKLDSMRFVEKALHEAGVALTPGYDFGNFRADSHVRFSFANSLEQLKEGCRRLEAWLQNI